CAGGTACGTCGGTTCGGTCACGTGCGTCATCTCCGTCGATGGCAGGTGCGTGGGTCAGGGTGCTCGAGCGTCAGCCTGCCGGGCGCGTCGCGTCGGCGGCAGCCCGAGCGGCTGCCGGCAGCGCGTCGACGATGCGCCCGACCGCGTCCGCGTCGTGCGCGGCCGTGAGGAACCACGCCTCGAAGACGGACGGCGGGAGAGCGACGCCGGCGTCGAGCATCGCGTGGAAGAACGGCGGGTAGCGCCACGCCTCCTGTGCCTGCACGGCCGCGTAGTCGCGCGGGCCCGGGATCCCGGAGGCATCAGCCGTCGGCTCCCCGAACGCGAACGAGAAGAGCGAGCCGGCCCGCTGCACGGTGTGGGCCACGCCGGCCCCGGCGAGGGCGGCGCTCACCGCCTCGGACACGACGTCGGCGGCGCGGTCGACGTGCTCGTACACCGCCGTGTCGGCCGCCCGCAGCGTCGCGAGGCCTGCCGCGACCGCGACCGGGTTCCCCGAGAGGGTGCCCGCCTGGTAGACGGGACCGAGCGGCGCAAGGTGGTCCATGATCGCCGCCGGGCCGCCGAGCGCGGCGACCGGCATGCCGCCGCCGATGACCTTGCCGAACGTGAAGATGTCCGGCGCCCAGCCCTCGGCGGCGCCCTCGAGCCCCCACCAACCGCTCGCGGAGACGCGGAAGCCCGTGAGCACCTCGTCGAGGATCAGCAGCGCGCCCTGCGCCTGGGTGATGGTGCGCAGCCCGGCGTTGAAGCCGGGGTTCGGCGCGACGACGCCCATGTTCGCGGGTGCCGCCTCCGTGATGACGGCGGCGATGTCGCTGCCGCGCGCCGCGAAGACCGCCTCGACCGCGGCGAGGTCGTTGTACGGCAGCACGATCGTCTCCGCGGCCGCCGCGGCAGTCACTCCCGCGGAGCCGGGCATCGCGAGCGTCGCCAGCCCGGATCCCGCCGATGCGAGGAGCGCGTCGACGTGACCGTGGTAGCAGCCCGCGAACTTCACGATCAGCGGCCGCCCGGTCACGCCGCGCGCGAGGCGGACGGCCGTCATCGTCGCCTCGGTCCCCGTCGAGACGAGCCGCAGCTTCTCGACGGCGGGCACCCGGGCGATCACGGCGTCGGCCAGCTCGGCCTCCGCGCACGTCGGCGCGCCGAACGACAGGCCGCGCGCCGCGGCCTCCTGCACCGCGGCGACGACCGCCGGGTGCGCGTGCCCGAGGAGCGCAGGCCCCCACGACGCGACGAGGTCGACGTACTCGCGTCCCTCGACATCGGTCACGTAGGCGCCGCGCGCCGAGGCGATGAGCCGCGGTGTCCCGCCGACCGATCCGTACGCCCGCACGGGCGAGCTCACCCCGCCGGGCAGCACGCTGCGGGCGTGCGCGAACGCGGCCTCGTTGGTCGTGGCGTCGGACGTGGAGGTCACAGCAGCTCCTGGATAGCAGGGTTCGTGGCCGCCTCGACGGCCCAGTACGTCAGCGTCGTGTCGGCGCCCGCACGCCGGATCGCGACGAGCGACTCGGCGATCGCGCGCTCGCGGTCGATGTAGCCGATCGCGGCGGCCGCCTCGAGCATCGCGTACTCGCCGCTCACCTGGTACGCGGCGACGGGCACCTCGGAGGTTGCAGCGACGTCGGCGAGAACGTCGAGGTAGGGGCCGGCGGGCTTGACCATGACGATGTCCGCGC
This genomic window from Flavimobilis soli contains:
- the hemL gene encoding glutamate-1-semialdehyde 2,1-aminomutase, yielding MTSTSDATTNEAAFAHARSVLPGGVSSPVRAYGSVGGTPRLIASARGAYVTDVEGREYVDLVASWGPALLGHAHPAVVAAVQEAAARGLSFGAPTCAEAELADAVIARVPAVEKLRLVSTGTEATMTAVRLARGVTGRPLIVKFAGCYHGHVDALLASAGSGLATLAMPGSAGVTAAAAAETIVLPYNDLAAVEAVFAARGSDIAAVITEAAPANMGVVAPNPGFNAGLRTITQAQGALLILDEVLTGFRVSASGWWGLEGAAEGWAPDIFTFGKVIGGGMPVAALGGPAAIMDHLAPLGPVYQAGTLSGNPVAVAAGLATLRAADTAVYEHVDRAADVVSEAVSAALAGAGVAHTVQRAGSLFSFAFGEPTADASGIPGPRDYAAVQAQEAWRYPPFFHAMLDAGVALPPSVFEAWFLTAAHDADAVGRIVDALPAAARAAADATRPAG